The following coding sequences lie in one Dehalococcoidales bacterium genomic window:
- a CDS encoding DegV family protein — translation MRKVAVVVDSIACLTKGQVEEHGITVMPLNFYHGGKLYRDWVDVTPSEAYELFLQDPESFKTSSISPGDVIETYRKVSEQAEGILCITVSSRLSAVYNAALDAREMVKEELPGVSIEVLDSLNCTAAEGFIALAAARAATEGGSLAEVTAAARDMMKRVRFLVFLDTIRHVYRSGRIPKVASQVGSALNVKPILTMSPPGVLRFLGVARSRKSGVERLLKTMRRELGTGPAHIAVMHAYAPEEAEELRERIASEFCCAELWVTEFSPLMGYSCGTGTLGVAFYHEG, via the coding sequence TTGCGAAAGGTAGCTGTCGTTGTCGACAGCATAGCCTGCTTAACTAAAGGGCAGGTAGAAGAGCACGGGATAACGGTAATGCCCCTGAACTTCTACCACGGTGGCAAACTATATCGTGATTGGGTGGATGTCACCCCTTCCGAAGCCTACGAGCTGTTCCTCCAGGACCCGGAATCATTCAAGACCTCCTCTATCTCTCCCGGGGATGTCATTGAGACTTACCGGAAGGTGAGCGAGCAGGCAGAGGGTATCCTCTGTATCACGGTCTCATCCAGACTCAGCGCAGTATACAATGCCGCTCTGGACGCTCGTGAGATGGTGAAGGAGGAGCTACCGGGGGTCTCGATAGAGGTGCTGGACTCCCTGAATTGCACCGCCGCGGAAGGCTTTATTGCGCTTGCCGCGGCACGGGCGGCTACCGAAGGGGGAAGTCTGGCTGAGGTAACCGCAGCGGCCAGAGATATGATGAAAAGGGTCAGGTTTCTCGTCTTTCTGGATACAATTCGTCACGTCTACCGTTCCGGGCGGATACCAAAGGTTGCCTCGCAGGTGGGTTCGGCACTCAATGTCAAACCGATACTCACCATGTCTCCGCCTGGAGTTCTACGCTTCCTCGGGGTAGCCAGAAGCCGGAAGAGTGGAGTGGAGCGTCTCCTCAAGACGATGAGGAGAGAACTGGGCACGGGACCGGCACATATTGCCGTGATGCATGCCTATGCTCCCGAAGAAGCGGAAGAACTCAGGGAGCGGATTGCGTCCGAGTTCTGCTGCGCCGAGCTGTGGGTTACCGAGTTCAGCCCCCTGATGGGCTATTCCTGCGGTACCGGGACGCTGGGAGTAGCCTTCTACCACGAGGGGTAG
- a CDS encoding aldehyde ferredoxin oxidoreductase family protein: protein MGLGYFGKTLRVNLSSGTISADENEEDFYRRYFGGSGFISYYLLKEVGAGVDALSPDNRLVFAAGPVTGVPIAGGGRNSVGAKSPLNGGYGQAEVGGFWGAELRHAGWDAIVVEGKSEKPVYLWIDDDRVEIRDAGHLWGKTTLEVQKRIQKELGSTTIRIAQIGPAGENQVRYACVVNDINHAAGRSGMGAVMGSKNLRAIAVRGHQKVELADEKAVNSLAKWLRDDLKTNRMAVNFSQNGTAGGVSAFNAMGNLPTKNFRYGHFEGADKLNAQALNEQILVKRGGCFACPIRCKPHVGVKDTYDVDPVYGGPEYETLGSLGSSCGVDNLEAVARGNQQCGAYGLDTISTGVTIAFAMECFEKGILTEKDTGGVKLNFGNADAMLEMIELIARREGIGNVLADGSARAAAAIGKGAEEFAMQVKGQELPMHEPRCKAGLGLGYTISPTGADHCHNIHDTGYVMRIGSGPKAMGILEPLPSQDLSAGKVRMQLYGSLWQHALNCLVFCQFVPIASDRMTDLINGITGWNTNLWELMKLGERCITMARAFNMREGKTKADDFLPKRFLTAFESGPLQGVAINEDELARAVETYYGMVGWDSEGKPTSAKLEELGVGWVAGM from the coding sequence ATGGGCTTGGGGTATTTTGGGAAAACGCTGCGGGTGAATCTGTCCAGTGGAACGATTTCGGCTGATGAAAACGAAGAAGACTTCTACCGGCGCTATTTCGGAGGCAGTGGCTTCATCAGCTACTATCTCCTCAAAGAGGTAGGCGCTGGCGTGGATGCCCTCAGTCCGGACAACAGGCTGGTTTTTGCCGCCGGACCCGTCACGGGGGTACCGATAGCGGGCGGTGGCCGGAACAGTGTCGGTGCCAAATCACCGCTCAATGGTGGCTACGGTCAGGCCGAGGTTGGTGGATTCTGGGGGGCGGAGTTGAGACATGCCGGCTGGGACGCAATAGTGGTTGAAGGCAAGTCGGAGAAGCCGGTCTATCTCTGGATTGATGACGACAGGGTGGAGATAAGGGATGCTGGCCATCTCTGGGGCAAGACCACCCTCGAGGTCCAGAAACGTATCCAGAAAGAGCTGGGCAGCACCACGATTCGTATTGCCCAGATAGGACCTGCCGGGGAGAACCAGGTGCGCTATGCCTGTGTGGTCAATGATATCAACCATGCTGCCGGCCGTTCCGGTATGGGTGCAGTGATGGGTTCCAAGAACCTGAGGGCCATTGCCGTACGCGGGCATCAGAAGGTGGAACTGGCGGATGAGAAAGCGGTCAACTCCCTGGCAAAGTGGCTGCGGGATGACCTCAAGACCAACCGTATGGCGGTCAACTTCAGTCAGAACGGTACCGCCGGCGGTGTGTCCGCGTTTAATGCGATGGGGAACCTGCCCACAAAGAACTTCCGGTATGGCCACTTCGAGGGTGCGGACAAGCTCAATGCCCAGGCGCTGAATGAGCAGATTCTGGTGAAACGAGGCGGGTGCTTTGCCTGCCCGATTCGCTGTAAGCCCCACGTGGGTGTCAAAGATACGTATGATGTCGACCCCGTCTACGGCGGACCGGAGTATGAGACCCTGGGGTCCCTGGGTTCGAGCTGTGGCGTGGATAACCTGGAAGCGGTTGCCCGTGGTAACCAGCAATGTGGTGCCTACGGACTGGATACTATCTCCACCGGCGTCACTATTGCCTTTGCCATGGAGTGCTTCGAGAAGGGTATCCTGACGGAGAAGGATACCGGCGGGGTGAAGCTTAACTTCGGCAATGCCGATGCAATGCTGGAGATGATAGAGTTGATTGCCCGTCGGGAAGGTATCGGCAACGTACTGGCTGATGGGAGTGCCCGTGCCGCGGCGGCAATCGGAAAGGGTGCCGAGGAGTTCGCTATGCAGGTCAAGGGGCAGGAGTTACCGATGCACGAGCCCCGCTGCAAGGCCGGACTCGGGCTGGGCTATACTATCTCACCCACCGGTGCCGACCACTGCCACAACATCCATGATACCGGCTACGTGATGCGTATCGGGAGCGGCCCAAAAGCGATGGGTATACTTGAGCCTCTACCTTCCCAGGACCTGAGCGCTGGCAAGGTGCGAATGCAGCTCTACGGCAGTCTCTGGCAGCACGCGCTCAACTGCCTGGTGTTCTGCCAGTTCGTCCCGATTGCCTCGGACAGGATGACTGATTTGATAAACGGTATCACCGGCTGGAACACCAACCTCTGGGAGTTGATGAAGCTCGGGGAGAGGTGTATTACCATGGCACGAGCGTTCAACATGCGAGAAGGCAAAACCAAGGCGGACGATTTCCTGCCGAAGCGTTTTCTCACAGCTTTCGAGTCCGGCCCGCTCCAGGGAGTTGCCATCAATGAGGATGAGCTGGCCAGGGCGGTAGAGACCTACTACGGAATGGTGGGCTGGGACAGCGAGGGTAAACCAACCAGCGCCAAGCTGGAAGAGCTCGGTGTTGGCTGGGTGGCCGGAATGTAA
- a CDS encoding leucyl aminopeptidase — protein MEISVSVGDISSIEADAIVVNLFEGTENLDGEIGAIDRALDGAISQLISQGEIKGKPGENTLVHSLGNLPAARVVVVGLGKETELDRDKVRGAVGESCRMLRGKGVKSIVTVAQGAGTVGIGYEAAGQAIAEGALLGLYQFRRHITKEAEHGEIEQLTIIDSGEANIPALDAGCRKGEIMAGAAILARDMANEPANYMTPTDMATEAKRVAEAYGLGYEVLEKEQMEELGMGALLGVARGSHQPPKFIVLRYKGRNSDEVDIALAGKAITFDSGGISIKPSNGMGDMKGDMAGGAAVMGAMAAIAQLKPAVNVLALIPATENLPGGNALKPADVLTAMEGKTIEIISTDAEGRLVLADALGYARKQGAKRIVDVATLTGACVVALGTVCTGVFGNEQELIDRVVAAGTEAGEKMWHLPTYDEYKEQNKSEVADIKNTGGRDAGATTAALFIGEFAGDTPWVHMDIAGTSRTDKQKNYYVKGATGVPVRTLVNLVLSLVE, from the coding sequence GTGGAGATTTCAGTTAGTGTCGGGGACATCAGCAGCATCGAGGCTGATGCCATCGTTGTGAACCTGTTTGAAGGCACGGAGAACCTTGATGGTGAAATTGGTGCTATCGACAGGGCCCTGGATGGGGCTATCTCTCAGTTGATTTCGCAGGGTGAGATTAAGGGTAAGCCCGGCGAGAATACCCTGGTCCACAGCCTGGGCAATCTGCCTGCCGCCAGGGTGGTGGTTGTTGGTCTTGGTAAGGAGACAGAGCTGGACCGGGATAAGGTCCGGGGAGCGGTCGGTGAGAGCTGTCGGATGCTGAGAGGTAAGGGCGTGAAGAGCATCGTCACGGTTGCTCAAGGGGCAGGGACCGTCGGGATAGGTTACGAAGCAGCCGGGCAGGCAATCGCGGAGGGAGCACTGCTCGGGCTTTACCAGTTCCGCAGGCATATTACCAAGGAGGCCGAGCACGGCGAGATAGAGCAGCTAACGATAATCGATTCCGGCGAGGCCAACATCCCTGCGCTGGACGCAGGTTGCCGTAAGGGTGAAATCATGGCCGGTGCAGCTATCCTGGCGCGTGATATGGCTAACGAACCGGCCAATTACATGACGCCCACGGACATGGCCACGGAGGCCAAACGGGTGGCCGAAGCCTACGGTCTGGGGTACGAGGTGCTGGAGAAAGAGCAGATGGAGGAGCTGGGGATGGGGGCGTTGCTCGGCGTGGCCCGGGGAAGCCATCAGCCCCCCAAGTTCATCGTCCTCCGTTATAAGGGACGTAACTCCGATGAGGTCGATATCGCTCTCGCCGGTAAGGCAATAACCTTTGACTCCGGGGGCATATCTATAAAACCGTCAAATGGCATGGGTGATATGAAGGGAGACATGGCCGGCGGTGCCGCGGTGATGGGAGCGATGGCGGCTATCGCTCAGCTCAAGCCGGCGGTTAATGTCCTGGCGCTGATTCCCGCTACGGAGAACCTGCCCGGGGGGAATGCGCTCAAGCCTGCGGACGTGTTGACGGCCATGGAGGGCAAGACCATCGAGATTATCTCCACGGATGCTGAGGGGCGCCTCGTTCTGGCTGACGCGCTGGGATACGCCCGGAAGCAGGGGGCAAAGCGAATCGTGGATGTAGCCACGCTCACCGGAGCATGTGTGGTGGCCCTGGGAACGGTCTGTACCGGCGTCTTCGGCAATGAACAGGAGTTGATTGACCGGGTGGTTGCGGCCGGCACCGAGGCCGGGGAGAAGATGTGGCACTTGCCCACGTACGATGAGTACAAGGAGCAGAACAAGAGTGAGGTAGCCGATATCAAGAATACCGGGGGCAGGGATGCGGGAGCCACTACCGCGGCGCTCTTCATCGGTGAGTTTGCCGGTGACACACCCTGGGTGCATATGGATATTGCCGGTACCAGCAGGACCGACAAGCAAAAGAACTACTACGTAAAGGGGGCTACCGGTGTACCGGTGCGCACCCTGGTGAACCTTGTCCTTTCCCTCGTCGAGTAA
- a CDS encoding ATP-binding protein, with protein MKIVESTRLVSDVQRLREGLRGLPEPVAEPVLIVVSGLPGTGKSFFSRRLAERVSLLILESDALRKALFSLPSHSAGESSQLFQTIHLLIEKLLKDGISLILDATNLSERFRERLYSIADRINARLVMVLVEAPPEVVRQRLEGRAGDPEDNSDADWSVYCQMRSSVERISRNHYVVDTSRDIAPVIDKVVREIKQFPLR; from the coding sequence ATGAAGATTGTGGAAAGCACCCGGCTTGTCTCGGACGTCCAGCGGTTGCGTGAGGGTCTGAGGGGGCTTCCCGAGCCAGTGGCAGAACCGGTCCTGATTGTCGTCAGCGGACTACCTGGTACGGGGAAGTCTTTTTTCAGTAGAAGGCTGGCGGAGCGTGTGTCCTTGCTTATTCTGGAAAGCGATGCCTTGCGGAAGGCCCTCTTCTCACTGCCCAGCCATAGTGCCGGAGAAAGTTCACAGCTATTCCAAACAATTCACCTTCTTATCGAAAAACTTCTGAAGGATGGGATTTCACTGATACTGGACGCGACGAATCTCTCCGAAAGGTTCCGCGAGCGCCTCTACAGCATTGCTGACCGTATCAATGCCAGGCTCGTGATGGTACTGGTGGAGGCACCGCCGGAGGTAGTGCGACAGAGGCTGGAGGGCCGGGCGGGAGACCCGGAGGACAATTCCGACGCCGACTGGTCGGTGTACTGTCAAATGAGGTCATCGGTAGAGAGAATAAGTCGCAATCATTACGTAGTTGACACTTCGCGGGATATAGCGCCTGTTATTGACAAGGTTGTGAGAGAAATCAAGCAGTTCCCACTGCGGTGA